A single window of Plasmodium malariae genome assembly, chromosome: 8 DNA harbors:
- the PmUG01_08058700 gene encoding Plasmodium exported protein, unknown function: MMVYPNKFFYFIKIFSFTILIWIFQNSYELCTSVKSWNMQIILNKTSNVKVKRLLYGEADVQWQKRYDTLKEKAMKIVDEDEYHFGNRLNTLLQNNEKKEQFKNRKYDKKVKKPSNSLKFKDNFEDSYNSLISDDYHKIYHKEVKEEPRRMKKYKLENTYTLPKISNFLKKLDKKYEKEIEKLADSILKKPNKYGYTRKISYKNVLNVCAPLIIASITMTKILVNPFGAHTNIVLYLVFFSTVIYVSYKILKKVKIFNPN, encoded by the exons ATGATGGTATACCCAAATAAATTCttctatttcattaaaattttctcatTCACCATTTTAATATGGATTTTCCAGAATTCCTATGAG TTATGTACATCAGTAAAATCATGGAATATGCAAATCATCTTAAATAAAACATCAAATGTAAAGGTAAAAAGGTTATTATATGGAGAAGCAGATGTACAATGGCAAAAAAGATACGATACCTTAAAAGAAAAGGCAATGAAAATTGTAGATGAAGATGAATATCATTTTGGAAATAGATTAAATACcttattacaaaataatgaaaaaaaagaacagtttaaaaatagaaagtatgataaaaaagttaaaaagccatctaattcattaaaatttaagGATAATTTTGAAGATTCttataattcattaatatctgatgattatcataaaatatatcataaagaAGTAAAAGAAGAACCTCGacgaatgaaaaaatataaattagaaaatacatatacattacCAAAgataagtaattttttaaagaagttagataaaaaatacgaaaaagaaatagaaaagtTAGCAGATTCTATACTTAAAAAGCCAAACAAGTATGGTTATACAAGAAAGAtaagttataaaaatgtCCTTAATGTATGTGCCCCACTTATAATAGCTAGTATTACAATGACTAAGATTTTGGTTAATCCTTTTGGAGCACATACGAATATAGTATTATatcttgtatttttttcaacaGTAATTTATGTTtcctataaaatattaaaaaaagtaaagatATTTAATCCtaactaa